In Shewanella sp. GD04112, the sequence CCCGCAGTAATGACACGGCATCGTAGGTCACTGGCCCTAGCACCGCATCTTGGAAATCAATCACGCACAGCTCGCCCTCTTTGAGCATCAAGTTCCGGCTGTGGTAATCGCGGTGCATGCCCACCTTAGGTTGTGCGAGGGCATTTTCCACTAATAGGTCAAAGCTTTTTTCTATAAGCGAGCGTTCCTTGTCGCTAAGTTCAAGCTGTAAATGTCTTTCTAACAGCCACTCGGTAAAAATTCCCAGCTCACGGCGCACAAACGCCTCATCATATAAAGGCAATGGCTGCGTGCTGCCAGTGACAGGATCAAAGCTTTCAACCACTGAGGCCACCAGAGGCAATAATGCCAAGGCGCGGCGATAATAGTCCGCCACATTCGCATCGGTCAGCACAGACAATAACTGAGTATCCCCGAGATCGCTCAGAAGCATAAAGCCTTGCTCAGCATCGGAGGCGATGACTTTTGGAACTGTCAGTCCCGCCGCCGCATAGGCACTGGCGAGGGCGATAAAAGGTGCGATAGGCACTAAGGCGGGTGGCGAATCGGCAACAATGTAGCTCGCATCGCGGTCCGTGACCCGGAAATAGCGCCTAAAACTGGCATCACCGGAAATCAGAATCGGGGTCACATCATAGGAAAAATAACGGTTCAGCCACTGATTAAGGGAAATAAATCTCGAGTCGGATAAAGTCATTTCATGGCTCTTATAGAAAAATTGCTTTATTATAGCTGGCATATAATTTGGAAACAGCTAAGAAATTGAGAGATTTATTTGCTGCGTTGCACTTGTAGTTTGCAACTTTCCCCGTCGATACTTGTCCAGACAAAGAAATCATTATTATTGACCTAAGATGCAGATCCGTTACTTTCTGGCCTTGAGCCTGTTACCGCAAGTTGTCCTGGCAGACGAATCTCCCACAGCCTCAGCGTCACAATGCGTCATTGAACCGCCAGTACCTCGTATCGTATCTGAGCCCGGCCTGAGCGCCGCCGATCAAGAGAAAATTCGTATCGTGTCGGACCGCTCCAACGCCGAAATGGGCAAACAAGCCATTTTTACCGGTGATGTGGTCTTCAGTCAGGGCGACAGACACATTGCCGCCGATGAAGCGATTCTCGACCAAGCGACCGAGCAGTTCGATGCCAACGGCAACCTCGTTTTCCAAGACAGTATTTTTACCGTTACCGCCGATTCGCTGCAGGCACAGATGCGCAGCAACCGCGCAACCCTAAAGGGTGCCCAGTATTGGCTACATGGTCAGCAGGTTCACGGCGATGCCGAAAAGCTGCAAATCACCATGAACAACAACCTGATCTTAACCAACACTAACTTCACCACTTGTCCGCCAGATAATGTTTCTTGGCTGCTCGAAGCAGAAAAAATCAAGATCAACAGCGAAGAAGAATGGGGCGAGATTTGGAATGCCAAGCTGAGAGTCGCCGATATTCCGGTGTTCTATATTCCGTATATGACGGTGCCAGTTTCCGATAAACGTAAAACTGGCTTCCTCTACCCAAGCTTTAGCACCAGCACCACCAACGGTTTTGAAGTTTCCGCACCCTATTATTGGAATATCGCGCCGGAATACGACCTCACCTTCACACCTAACTATATGTCTAGTCGTGGTTTATTCACCAAGACAGAGTTTCGTTATCTCGCGGGTGAGGCCCAAAATGGTCGCTTGAATTTAGAGTATTTGGGCAATGACCAGATGATCAGCGGTAGCCCAAATCGTTACCTCTATAACTGGCAACATCAAGGCGCCATCGATAAAAACTGGCGGGTACTCGCCAACTTTACCGAAGTGTCGGATAACAACTATTTCAACGATTTAAAGTCAGATGTGAACCGCGCCACCGATAACCAATTATCGCGGATTGGTGAAGTCAGCTACTTTGAGCGTAACTGGGATATCAGCACGCGGGTGCAAGACATTAAAGTACTGGGTGAGGACGAAAAACCTTATCAAGTGATGCCACAGGTTAACTTTAACTACCGCGCCGCCGACTTTTGGAACAACTTGGACTTTGGCTTTAACTCGGAGCTGACCAATTTCGCCCATCAAGACAGCGACATGAATACTGCTACTCGTCTGCATATGGCGCCTAGCCTGACGCTGCCTATTCATGGTCCATCTGGCTCATTGACCAGTCAAGTAAAGTTGATGCAAACCAACTATTGGCAGGAACAAAATAACAGTGCCTTCGATGGCTTAGACGATACAGTGAGCCGCACGATTCCACAGGTGCGGATCAATGGTCAGATTAACTTCGAGCGCTTTACCGAACTGTTCGATCAAAACTACCGTCAGACGCTCGAACCTCAGTTCCAGTATTTATACGTAGGTTATGAAGATCAGCGTGGCATCGGTATTTACGATACTGCCCAGTTGCAGGACGACTACTTTGGTCTGTTCCGTGACCGCCGCTTCTCTGGTCTTGACCGTATCGCCGATGCAAACCAAGTCACCCTAGGTGTGACCACGCGTTTCTTCGACGATCACAACCAAGAGGCGACTAAGTTCAGCCTAGGTCAGATCCTCTATCTGCAGGACAGTAAGCTGGGTTACGAAGATAACCTCTTCGAGCAAAATCAATCGACCTCAGTATTGGCCGCCGAGTTAGATACCCGCTTAAGCCACGACTGGTATTTAGGTGCCGCGATTCAATACGATACCAACTCGAGCGATAACAAGAAGACCGAAGTCACCTTAGACTTCCGCCCCGAAGCCAATAAACTACTGCAGCTCAGTTATCGTTATGTGCCGGATCTATTGAACTCCAACACCAACGATCTGGTGAATATTTCCCAAGCGGGTGTGCGTGGCGCATGGCCGATTAACGACAGTCTGTATTTTGTCGGTAACTGGTACTACGACCTCAACGAGAGCCGCAGCATAGAAACCTATACAGGTTTCCAGTATGAATCATGCTGTTATGCAATCCGTCTCAGCTATCACTACCGAATTAAGACCAATTACGATGACAACATTGGTTCGGCCGTTATCGATGAGCGCGAGCAATTTGAAAGCGGTGTTTACCTGAATTTAGTCATCAAAGGACTCGGTGGTTCAGGCCCATTAGGCGTATCGGATATGCTCAATGATGGTCTGTTTAACTACAGAAAACCGCTTTATCTGAGGAATTAGCAAAGATTTGTGGTAGATTGCTGAACCTCAACAAGGACTGAGAGTCCAAACAGGTTAATGAAAGCCGTGCGCTCCTCCCCAAAAAAGTCTCGGAACGCACGCTTTTAGAGTTACTAACAAAAGAACATTTAGGCAACTCACTGTAATTTCGATATAAATGGTAAAGTTAACTTAAATAAGCCGTCGAATTTGACCTTAGAACGTGCCAAGGATTTTGTGGATGAAACCCAGTAAACATCTGATTTTTGCTTTATTTGCACTCGCTATCAGCCAGCCTACTATGGCCGCTCCCCAGCCAATCGACCGTGTTGCCGTTCAAATCAACGACGGTATTGTGCTCGAAAGTGAAATCACCAACATGATCGACACTGTAAAAGCCAATGCAAGAGCCGCGAATCAATCGTTGCCATCCGACAGTGCACTGCGTACTCAGGTTATCGAGCGACTCATCCTCACCCGTTTGCAGTTGCAGATGGCGGATCGTATCGGTCTGCATATCGGTGACTTACAGTTAGACCAAGCGATTGAAAACATTGCCCGCGAACAAAAAATGACCGTGGCGCAAATGCAGCAAAAAATCGAGAGCGAAGGGTTAAGCTTCAGCCAATACCGTGAGCAACTGCGTGAAGAAATCACCCTAGGTGAAATCCAACGTATCCAAGTTCAACGCCGTATCCAAGTATCACCACAGGAAATCACCGGCCTGGTAAAACTGATCCAAGAGCAAGGTATGAAGGACGTCGAATACCAAATCGGCCATATCCTGATTGACGTACCTAACAACCCAAGCAGTGAACAACTGGAAGCCTCCAGCAAGCGCGCGAACGCCGTACTCGAGCGTTTAAAGAGTGGTGAGGATTTCCGCCGCACCGCCATCGCCTCTTCATCGGGTCCTAAGGCGCTGGAAGGCGGTATCTGGGATTACATGAACATCAACGAGATGCCAACACTGTTTGCGGAAGTCATCAATGGCGCCAAGAAAGGCGATATTATCGGCCCAATCAAGAGTGGCGCAGGTTTCCACATCATCAAGATCATGGATGCCCGTGGTTTACAAACCAAAGAAATTGAAGAAGTTAGAGCGCGTCACATCCTGCTCAAGCCATCGCCAATTCTGTCGGAAGACCGTGCTAAGGCCATGTTAGAGCAGTTCTTAAAGCAAATTCGCTCTGGCGAAGCCAAGTTTGAAGATTTAGCGCGTCAATATTCTGAAGATCCAGGTTCAGCAGCCAAAGGTGGTGAACTGGGTTGGGCAGAGCCAAGCATTTATGTGCCAGAGTTTGCGCAAACGCTGAATAGCTTAAGCCAAGATCAAATCAGTGAGCCTTTCCGTACGACCCACGGCTGGCATATCACACAACTGGAAGAGCGCAGAAAAACCGATGCCACGGATCAATTTAATACTAACCGTGCGCACCAACTGATCTTCCGTCGCAAATTTAATGAAGAACTGCAAAACTGGCTAGACGAAATGCGTGCCGACGCATACATTGAAGTCTTTCAGCCTGAGTCAAACCGAGGTTAAGGTAAATTGACCACTAAACGTATTGCCGTTACCCCCGGAGAACCTGCGGGTATCGGCCCCGATTTAGTCGTGCAACTCGCTCAGCAGGCTTGGCCTGCTGAGTTAGTCGTTTGTGCGGATCCCGAATTATTAGCCAGCCGAGCTAAACGACTCGGCCTGAATGTCACGTTTCGCCCTTACTTGCCCGAGCAACCGCCTAAACCGCAGGAAGCGGGCACACTCACCATTGCGCCTTTCAAACTGGTAACAGACGCCGTTTGTGGCCAACTCGATGATCAGAACAGTGCTTACGTGGTAGAAACCCTGCGTTATGCGGGTGAAAAAAACATGAGCGGCGAATTTGATGCCGTAGTTACAGGCCCGGTCCATAAAGGGATCATCAACCAAGCGGGGATTTCCTTTAGCGGCCATACCGAGTTTTTTGCCCATCAGGCCAACTGCCCAGATGTGGTCATGATGTTAGCAACCCAAGGTTTACAGGTGGCACTGGTGACCACCCATATCCCTCTGGCCTATGTGGCAAAAGCCATTACGCGCCAGCGTTTGCATCATATTATCAAGATCTTACACGCTGACCTTATCAGCAAGTTTGCCATTGCTTCCCCTAAAATTTATGTCTGTGGTTTAAACCCACACGCGGGTGAAGACGGCCATCTTGGCCGGGAAGAAATCGATGTGATTATTCCGGCACTGAACGAACTGCGTGAAGAATATCAAATGAACATTGTCGGCCCTCTGCCCGCCGACACCCTGTTCCAACCTAAATATTTACAGGACGCGGATGTCGTGTTGGCCATGTACCATGACCAAGGCTTACCCGTTCTAAAGTCACAGGGATTTGGCAAATCGGTAAACATTACCTTAGGTTTACCTTATATCCGTACCTCGGTTGACCATGGTACGGCGCTCGATCTTGCGGGAACTGGCAAAGCCGATATTGGCAGTTTTGTCTGCGCCTTGAATAAAGCCATTGAGTTATCCTCAAAAAACTAAACGATTAGATATTAATGAGTAGCAAAGTACATTTAGGCCACACGGCCAGAAAGCGTTTCGGACAAAACTTCTTAACCGATGACAATGTGATTAACCGCATTGTGGGTGCGATCGCCCCCGATAATGACCATGTGATGGTCGAAATCGGCCCCGGCCTTGGCGCCTTAACCGAACCTGTCGCCACGGCGATAGATAACCTGACCGTGGTTGAGTTAGACCGCGATCTGGTTGAGCGCTTGCAGAATCACCCTGTACTTAAGGATAAGCTCACGATTCACCAAGGCGATGCGCTACAGTTCGACTTTAGCCAGTTGGTGGTACCGGGTAAAAAACTCAAAGTGTTTGGTAACTTACCCTATAACATTTCAACCCCTTTGATGTTCCATCTGTTCGAATTTGCCGAGCAGATTGAAACCATGCACTTTATGCTGCAAAAAGAAGTGGTGCTGCGCTTATCGGCAAGCCCAGGCAACAAGGCCTATGGCCGCTTAACTGTGATGGCACAGTACTTCTGCCAAGTGGTTCCCGTGCTCGAAGTGCCGCCCCATAGCTTTGCGCCACCGCCTAAGGTCGATTCGGCCGTGGTTCGTCTACTGCCCTATGCCGAAAAACCATTCCCTTGTAAGGATGTGAATGTACTGCGCCAGCTCTGCACCACGGCCTTTAACATGCGCCGTAAAACACTGCGTAATAACCTCAAGCAAGTGTTGAGCGATGAAGAGTTTGAGCAACTAGGCATAGATCCCAACCTGCGCCCTGAGCAAATCAGCGTTGAACAATATGTCGCCATGGCGAATATGGTGTGTGATAAGCAGGCTTAAGCAATATCAGTTTGATGGGCACTTTAGGGTGCCCTATCTTATTAAAGGGAGCAGCATGAGCGCATTGGATGACTCAATCCGAGTCGAAGTCAAAACCGAATACATTGAACAACAATCCTCGCCCGAGGATCAGAAATACCTCTTTAGCTACACTATCACCATAGTTAACCTCGGTGAGCAAGCCGCCAAACTCGAAACCCGCCACTGGATTATTACCGACGCCAACGGCAAAATCAGTGAAGTGCAAGGCGCAGGCGTCGTCGGCGAAACCCCAACGATTCCCCCCAATACCGCCTACCAATATACTAGCGGCACCGTACTCGATACGCCCCTTGGCATTATGTATGGCACTTATGGTATGGTCAGCGAATCTGGCGAACGTTTCAAGGCGACGATTAAGCCCTTCCGTTTAGCACTCCCCGGTTTATTACACTGATTTATAAATAGAAAGGATATTGTGGCCCATTATTTTGTTGGTGATGTCCAAGGCTGTTTTGCCGAATTAAAACGATTACTTGCTGAGGTCGACTTTAACCCATCCCGCGATGAACTCTGGGCGGTGGGCGATTTGGTCGCAAGAGGTCCCGATTCATTAGCCACGCTGCGCTATTTTCAGTCCCTA encodes:
- a CDS encoding phosphotransferase — translated: MPAIIKQFFYKSHEMTLSDSRFISLNQWLNRYFSYDVTPILISGDASFRRYFRVTDRDASYIVADSPPALVPIAPFIALASAYAAAGLTVPKVIASDAEQGFMLLSDLGDTQLLSVLTDANVADYYRRALALLPLVASVVESFDPVTGSTQPLPLYDEAFVRRELGIFTEWLLERHLQLELSDKERSLIEKSFDLLVENALAQPKVGMHRDYHSRNLMLKEGELCVIDFQDAVLGPVTYDAVSLLRDCYVRWPQTMVQELMQQHYQQVLGLGQIPAQTSFIQYQTWFDLMGLQRHIKAAGIFARLHYRDNKPAYMADIPLTLSYIVDIANLYPELAPFSAWVQSCVVPAFAAKGKDTLQGDKQ
- the lptD gene encoding LPS assembly protein LptD produces the protein MQIRYFLALSLLPQVVLADESPTASASQCVIEPPVPRIVSEPGLSAADQEKIRIVSDRSNAEMGKQAIFTGDVVFSQGDRHIAADEAILDQATEQFDANGNLVFQDSIFTVTADSLQAQMRSNRATLKGAQYWLHGQQVHGDAEKLQITMNNNLILTNTNFTTCPPDNVSWLLEAEKIKINSEEEWGEIWNAKLRVADIPVFYIPYMTVPVSDKRKTGFLYPSFSTSTTNGFEVSAPYYWNIAPEYDLTFTPNYMSSRGLFTKTEFRYLAGEAQNGRLNLEYLGNDQMISGSPNRYLYNWQHQGAIDKNWRVLANFTEVSDNNYFNDLKSDVNRATDNQLSRIGEVSYFERNWDISTRVQDIKVLGEDEKPYQVMPQVNFNYRAADFWNNLDFGFNSELTNFAHQDSDMNTATRLHMAPSLTLPIHGPSGSLTSQVKLMQTNYWQEQNNSAFDGLDDTVSRTIPQVRINGQINFERFTELFDQNYRQTLEPQFQYLYVGYEDQRGIGIYDTAQLQDDYFGLFRDRRFSGLDRIADANQVTLGVTTRFFDDHNQEATKFSLGQILYLQDSKLGYEDNLFEQNQSTSVLAAELDTRLSHDWYLGAAIQYDTNSSDNKKTEVTLDFRPEANKLLQLSYRYVPDLLNSNTNDLVNISQAGVRGAWPINDSLYFVGNWYYDLNESRSIETYTGFQYESCCYAIRLSYHYRIKTNYDDNIGSAVIDEREQFESGVYLNLVIKGLGGSGPLGVSDMLNDGLFNYRKPLYLRN
- the surA gene encoding peptidylprolyl isomerase SurA; the encoded protein is MKPSKHLIFALFALAISQPTMAAPQPIDRVAVQINDGIVLESEITNMIDTVKANARAANQSLPSDSALRTQVIERLILTRLQLQMADRIGLHIGDLQLDQAIENIAREQKMTVAQMQQKIESEGLSFSQYREQLREEITLGEIQRIQVQRRIQVSPQEITGLVKLIQEQGMKDVEYQIGHILIDVPNNPSSEQLEASSKRANAVLERLKSGEDFRRTAIASSSGPKALEGGIWDYMNINEMPTLFAEVINGAKKGDIIGPIKSGAGFHIIKIMDARGLQTKEIEEVRARHILLKPSPILSEDRAKAMLEQFLKQIRSGEAKFEDLARQYSEDPGSAAKGGELGWAEPSIYVPEFAQTLNSLSQDQISEPFRTTHGWHITQLEERRKTDATDQFNTNRAHQLIFRRKFNEELQNWLDEMRADAYIEVFQPESNRG
- the pdxA gene encoding 4-hydroxythreonine-4-phosphate dehydrogenase PdxA, producing MTTKRIAVTPGEPAGIGPDLVVQLAQQAWPAELVVCADPELLASRAKRLGLNVTFRPYLPEQPPKPQEAGTLTIAPFKLVTDAVCGQLDDQNSAYVVETLRYAGEKNMSGEFDAVVTGPVHKGIINQAGISFSGHTEFFAHQANCPDVVMMLATQGLQVALVTTHIPLAYVAKAITRQRLHHIIKILHADLISKFAIASPKIYVCGLNPHAGEDGHLGREEIDVIIPALNELREEYQMNIVGPLPADTLFQPKYLQDADVVLAMYHDQGLPVLKSQGFGKSVNITLGLPYIRTSVDHGTALDLAGTGKADIGSFVCALNKAIELSSKN
- the rsmA gene encoding 16S rRNA (adenine(1518)-N(6)/adenine(1519)-N(6))-dimethyltransferase RsmA, producing the protein MSSKVHLGHTARKRFGQNFLTDDNVINRIVGAIAPDNDHVMVEIGPGLGALTEPVATAIDNLTVVELDRDLVERLQNHPVLKDKLTIHQGDALQFDFSQLVVPGKKLKVFGNLPYNISTPLMFHLFEFAEQIETMHFMLQKEVVLRLSASPGNKAYGRLTVMAQYFCQVVPVLEVPPHSFAPPPKVDSAVVRLLPYAEKPFPCKDVNVLRQLCTTAFNMRRKTLRNNLKQVLSDEEFEQLGIDPNLRPEQISVEQYVAMANMVCDKQA
- the apaG gene encoding Co2+/Mg2+ efflux protein ApaG, translating into MSALDDSIRVEVKTEYIEQQSSPEDQKYLFSYTITIVNLGEQAAKLETRHWIITDANGKISEVQGAGVVGETPTIPPNTAYQYTSGTVLDTPLGIMYGTYGMVSESGERFKATIKPFRLALPGLLH